In Isosphaera pallida ATCC 43644, the sequence TGTTCCTCATCGACTTGGTGGCCGGCCGGATTGTCCAGGACGACGAACTCAAGGAGCGAATCGCCACGGCCCGCCCCTACGGGGAATGGTTGCGGGTCCATCAGGTCAAACTCGCCGACCTGCCGCCAGCCCCGTTTGTTGAGCCGCCCGACCACGCCACCTTGACCCGTCGTCAAATTGCCTTTGGCTACACCCGCGACGATTTCAAATACGTTTTGGAGCCGATGGGCGTCGAGGGTCAGGAGGCGGTCGGCTCGATGGGCAACGATACCCCGCCGGCGGTGCTGTCCGACCGCCCTCAACCGCTGTTCAACTACTTCAAACAACTCTTCGCCCAGGTCACCAACCCCCCGCTGGACGCCATCCGCGAGGAACTGGTCACCTCGGTGGACACCGGCATCGGCGCGGAGCGCAACCTGTTGGATCCAGTCCCGGAGGCGTGTCACCAAATCGCGGTGGACAACCCCATCCTGGACAACGACGAGATGGCCGCGCTCAAGCAACTCGACGGCTGGCGCGGCTTCCGCTCGCACGTGCTGCCGGCGCTGTTCAAAGTCCGCGACCGCCACGATCCGGCCTTCCAGCCCGAGGACCTCGAACGGGTGCTGGAGGGCCTGTTCCGCGAGGCCGAACTCGCCGTCAACGCCCTGGGCGCGAACCTCTTAGTTCTGTCCGATCGCGGGGTCAACGAGGAATATGCCCCCATCCCCTCGCTGCTGGCTACCGCTGGGCTGCACCACTTCCTGGTCAACCGGGGTCTGCGCTCCAAGGTCGGCCTGCTGGTCGAAACCGGCGAGGCCCGCGAGGTCCATCACTTCGCCCTGTTGTTGGGCTACGGCGCAGGTGCGATCAACCCCTACGTCGCTTTCGAGACCCTCGACGACCTCATTAACGAAGGCCATCTCAAAGGGTTCACGCATGACCAAGCCGTAACTCGATACCGCCAGGCGGTCAAAAAGGGGGTGGTCAAGGTGATGTCCAAGATGGGCATCTCCACCCTTCACAGCTACCGGGGGGCGCAGATTTTCGAGGCCATTGGTTTGGAGAAGCGGTTTATTGACCGCTACTTCACCAAGACCTCCTCGCGGATCGGCGGCGTCGGCCTGGCCGAGATCGCCCGCGACGTGATCCACAACCACCGCCGCGCCTTTGCTCGGATCGAAATGTCGCCGCCGCCTCTGGACGAAGGCGGGCAATACCAGTGGCGTCGCGACGGCGAATACCACCTGTTCAATCCCGAGACCGTCTTCCGGCTCCAGCACGCCACCCGCACCCGCAAGTTCGAGCTCTTTCGGGATTACACCCGACGGGTCGATGAAGACGCCCAGCGGCTCTGCTCGTTGCGCGGGCTGTTCGAGATCCGTTACGACAAAGCGACCCCCATCCCCTTGGAGGAGGTCGAGCCAGTCTCGGCAATCGTCAAGCGGTTCGCCACCGGCGCGATGAGCTTGGGCGCGATCAGTCCCGAGGCTCACGAGACCCTGGCCATCGCCATGAACCGCCTAGGGGCGATGTCCAACACTGGAGAGGGCGGCGAGGATCCCGAACGCTATCGGGTTGAACCCAACGGCGACTCCCGACGCTCGGCGATCAAGCAAGTCGCGTCGGGACGGTTCGGCGTCACGTCCGAATACCTGGTCAACGCCGACGAGATTCAGATCAAAATGGCCCAGGGAGCCAAGCCCGGCGAAGGGGGACAACTGCCCGGCCGCAAGGTCTATCCCCACATCGCCAAAGTGCGGCACTCGACGCCGTTCGTCGGTTTGATCTCGCCGCCTCCGCATCACGACATCTATTCGATCGAGGATCTCGCCCAACTGATCCACGATCTGAAGAACGCCAACGACCAGGCGCGGATCTCGGTGAAGCTGGTGGCCGAGGTGGGGGTAGGAACGGTGGCCGCAGGAGTCGCCAAAGCCAAAGCCGACGTCATCCTGATTTCCGGCCACGATGGAGGAACCGGAGCCTCACCGCTGACCTCGATCAAGCATGCCGGCATCCCCTGGGAACTCGGGCTGGCCGAGACCCAGCAAACCCTCATGCTCAACAAGTTGCGTGATCGGGTCGTCCTCCAGACCGACGGCCAACTCAAGACCGGACGCGACGTGGTCATCGCCGCCTTGCTCGGGGCCGAGGAATACGGTTTTTCCACCGCCCCCCTGATCGTGATGGGCTGCGTCATGATGAGGGTTTGCCATCTGGACACCTGCCCGGTGGGGATCGCCTCCCAGAACCCCGACCTGCGGGCTAAGTTCCAGGGGAAAGCTGAGCATGTGGTCGCATTCTTTGAGTTTGTGGCTCAGGAGGTCCGCGAGTCAATGGCCCGCCTGGGCTTCCGCACCATGGACGAAATGATCGGCCGGGCCGACCTGCTGGATACCAAGCGGGCCATCGCGCATCACAAAGCGCGTGGTCTGGACTTCTCCGCCATCTTTCACACCATCGACAACGGCCACCCACGTCGGCGGGTCAAGGCTCAGGACCACGGCTTAGAGGAGTCGCTGGACCGCCGCGAAATCCTGCCGAGGGTCGCGGAGGTGCTGGAGGGCCGGGCCGATCGGGTCGAGCTGGACTTGGCCGTCGCCAACGTCCACCGCACCGTGGGCACCCTCACCGGCGCGGAGATTACCCGGCGCTTCGGCGGTGCGGGCTTGCCCGAGGACAGCATTGTTCTGCATCTCAACGGCTCGGCGGGTCAAAGCCTGGGCGCGTTTTTGCCCCGTGGGTTGACGATCAAGCTGACCGGCGAAGCCAACGACTACGTGGGCAAGGGACTCTCCGGTGGTCGGATCGTGGTCAAGCCGCCGGTTGGGCCGAACATCGTCTTCGTGCCCGAAGAGAACGTCGTGATCGGCAACGTCGCCCTTTACGGGGCCACCGGCGGCCAACTGTTCGCGCGTGGGCGGGCGGGCGAGCGGTTCGCGGTGCGCAACTCGGGCGCTCAGGCGGTTGTCGAAGGGGTGGGTGACCACGGTTGCGAATACATGACCGGCGGCGTGGTGGTCGTCCTCGGTCCCACCGGGCGCAACTTCGCCGCGGGGATGTCCGGTGGGATGGCCTTCGTGCTGGACCGCGACGGCACCTTCGCCGCCCGCTGCAACTTGGAGATGGTCGATCTCGACCCGTTTGACGACCCCAACGACCACGAATTGGTCCGCCGCCTGATCGCCCGCCACCTGGAGGAAACCGGCTCGACCCCCGCCGCCGCCGTGTTGGCCGATTGGCCCTTGGCCCGCCGCCAGTTCGTCAAGGTCATGCCCAAGGACCTCAAACGCGCGCTCGAGGACAAACGCCGCCTCGCCGCCGAGGAACTGGCCGCCTGATCCAACCCCGCGATCCGCCCCTTCCCCCGGATCCCAGCGCCAACCTGTTTCCTCCCTCAGATCCCAACCCAACCCGCCCCAACGAAATCCCACGCCAACGCCCGCCCAAAACCAACCGTGCTGGGCATGGGATTGCGACCCGAAGGTGTCCAAAATGATCAAAAGCTGGAGTGATATCGATGGGTAAGCCGACTGGTTTTCTGGAGTTTCCACGTCAGACCGCGCCCAAGCGGCCGATTCCGTTGCGCAAGAGCGACTTCCTGGAAGTGTATGAACCGATGGATCCCGAGGCGCTCCGAGCTCAAGGGGCGCGCTGCATGGATTGCGGGGTGCCGTTTTGTCATCAAGGGTGTCCGCTGGGGAATTTGATTCCAGATTGGAATGATCTTGTTTACAAAGATCAATGGAAAGCGGCGCTCGATCGGCTGCACGCCACCAACAACTTTCCGGAGTTCACCGGCAAGCTTTGTCCGGCTCCATGCGAGGAGGCGTGCGTGCTGGCGCTCATTGACAAGCCAGTGGCGATCAAGCAGGTCGAGGCGGCGTTGGCGGAGAGGGGCTGGGAGGAGGACTGGATCGTGCCGCAGCCCGCGCCGGTACGTACTGGCAAGCGGGTGGCGGTGGTTGGTTCGGGTCCGGCCGGTTTGGCCGCCGCCCAGCAACTAGCGCGGGTTGGTCATGATGTCGTGGTGTTAGAACGCGACGATCGTCTGGGAGGGCTCTTGAGATACGGCATCCCCGACTTCAAGATGGAGAAGAAGCACATCGACCGCCGGATTGCGCAGATGCAGGCTGAAGGGGTCAAGTTCGTCACTGGGGCCGAGATTGGTTCAGACGCCTGGCCAGTGCGTCGACTTCTGTCTGAGTTCGACGCGGTTTGCCTAGCCGCCGGAGCGCTCCAAGCTCGTGATCTGGACGCCCCCGGCCGTCATCTCCAGGGAATTTATCAGGCAATGGACTTTTTGACCCGGCAAAACCGGCAAGTCTCTGGCGACCCTGTGGAACTTATCTCCGCAAAAGACAAGCATGTGGTAATTATTGGTGGCGGCGACACTGCGGCCG encodes:
- the gltB gene encoding glutamate synthase large subunit — encoded protein: MSSSIPVSHRPPAQGLYAPEFEHDACGVGFVAHVRGHASHGLIRIGLDALKRMDHRGATGAEANTGDGAGILVGLPHDFLARRCAPLGLTLPPRGHYAVGVMFASPRSQSRDQGRALFERVVREEGLELLGWRQPIVNPSGLGSSARAVEPTVLHVFIGRGPELAGDDSLEAEEAFERRLFVVRKRFETLIAATPQPNSEGGDDRSFFYLCSLSCRTMVYKGMLTPEQLASYYADDLEDPSFASALCVFHSRFSTNTFPSWELAHPYRVIAHNGEINTLRGNINWMRAREALFDSPLYRPGDMAKLRPVIREGLSDTACLDNAVELLTRSGYSLPHAMMMLIPEAWQNHATMSQTKKDFYHFHSSLMEPWDGPAAVVFTDGRVVGATLDRNGLRPGRYVVTRDDLVVLASEAGVVEFAPERIAAKGRLEPGRMFLIDLVAGRIVQDDELKERIATARPYGEWLRVHQVKLADLPPAPFVEPPDHATLTRRQIAFGYTRDDFKYVLEPMGVEGQEAVGSMGNDTPPAVLSDRPQPLFNYFKQLFAQVTNPPLDAIREELVTSVDTGIGAERNLLDPVPEACHQIAVDNPILDNDEMAALKQLDGWRGFRSHVLPALFKVRDRHDPAFQPEDLERVLEGLFREAELAVNALGANLLVLSDRGVNEEYAPIPSLLATAGLHHFLVNRGLRSKVGLLVETGEAREVHHFALLLGYGAGAINPYVAFETLDDLINEGHLKGFTHDQAVTRYRQAVKKGVVKVMSKMGISTLHSYRGAQIFEAIGLEKRFIDRYFTKTSSRIGGVGLAEIARDVIHNHRRAFARIEMSPPPLDEGGQYQWRRDGEYHLFNPETVFRLQHATRTRKFELFRDYTRRVDEDAQRLCSLRGLFEIRYDKATPIPLEEVEPVSAIVKRFATGAMSLGAISPEAHETLAIAMNRLGAMSNTGEGGEDPERYRVEPNGDSRRSAIKQVASGRFGVTSEYLVNADEIQIKMAQGAKPGEGGQLPGRKVYPHIAKVRHSTPFVGLISPPPHHDIYSIEDLAQLIHDLKNANDQARISVKLVAEVGVGTVAAGVAKAKADVILISGHDGGTGASPLTSIKHAGIPWELGLAETQQTLMLNKLRDRVVLQTDGQLKTGRDVVIAALLGAEEYGFSTAPLIVMGCVMMRVCHLDTCPVGIASQNPDLRAKFQGKAEHVVAFFEFVAQEVRESMARLGFRTMDEMIGRADLLDTKRAIAHHKARGLDFSAIFHTIDNGHPRRRVKAQDHGLEESLDRREILPRVAEVLEGRADRVELDLAVANVHRTVGTLTGAEITRRFGGAGLPEDSIVLHLNGSAGQSLGAFLPRGLTIKLTGEANDYVGKGLSGGRIVVKPPVGPNIVFVPEENVVIGNVALYGATGGQLFARGRAGERFAVRNSGAQAVVEGVGDHGCEYMTGGVVVVLGPTGRNFAAGMSGGMAFVLDRDGTFAARCNLEMVDLDPFDDPNDHELVRRLIARHLEETGSTPAAAVLADWPLARRQFVKVMPKDLKRALEDKRRLAAEELAA
- a CDS encoding glutamate synthase subunit beta, with translation MGKPTGFLEFPRQTAPKRPIPLRKSDFLEVYEPMDPEALRAQGARCMDCGVPFCHQGCPLGNLIPDWNDLVYKDQWKAALDRLHATNNFPEFTGKLCPAPCEEACVLALIDKPVAIKQVEAALAERGWEEDWIVPQPAPVRTGKRVAVVGSGPAGLAAAQQLARVGHDVVVLERDDRLGGLLRYGIPDFKMEKKHIDRRIAQMQAEGVKFVTGAEIGSDAWPVRRLLSEFDAVCLAAGALQARDLDAPGRHLQGIYQAMDFLTRQNRQVSGDPVELISAKDKHVVIIGGGDTAADCLGTVHRQGCRDVRQFDIYPELPAERQVEENPWPQWAYVARTTPAHEEGGERIHARQVVRFLGDDFGRVRAIDTVEVRPTFSRIAGPAGPKRFEVVPGSERTFPADLVLLAIGFVGTERPAGGLVDQLGLAIDARGNVVVDPFTHATSVPKVFACGDMTRGASLIVWAIAEGRQAAAGIDAFLMGQTDLPQPLAHGNHARPFA